The proteins below come from a single Triticum aestivum cultivar Chinese Spring chromosome 5D, IWGSC CS RefSeq v2.1, whole genome shotgun sequence genomic window:
- the LOC123124908 gene encoding cyclin-dependent kinase inhibitor 6 encodes MAATAAATVTATAAASSCSKGESVGIAAPADLTKKAKKGRSPPAEEMEAFFAAAEGDVARRFAAKYNYDVVTDAPMDGRYEWVRVRP; translated from the exons atggccgccaccgccgcggccaccgtgacggcgacggcggcggcgtcgagctGCAGCAAGGGCGAGAGCGTCGGCATTGCGGCGCCCGCCGACTT GACGAAGAAGGCGAAGAAGGGCAGGTCGCCGCCGGCGGAGGAGATGGAGGCCTTCTTCGCTGCGGCGGAGGGCGACGTCGCGCGGCGCTTCGCTGCCAA GTACAACTATGACGTCGTCACAGACGCTCCCATGGATGGGCGGTACGAGTGGGTCCGAGTGAGGCCGTAG